The Rhododendron vialii isolate Sample 1 chromosome 5a, ASM3025357v1 genome contains a region encoding:
- the LOC131327267 gene encoding dehydration-responsive element-binding protein 2D-like gives MEKEIGKRKASKSIGRSRKGCMKGKGGPENASCSFRGVRQRTWGKWVAEIREPNRGARLWLGTFNTSLEAASAYDAAALKLYGPSAKLNLPSDRHHRPPAGDAVEPNLPSANKGVQLNTLPQECRPQCHVEEEYPTSGDIVANSAFSDAKSGGGGYLWESSLCPIDDAQMIPDWPDVMVESDFYWNSTTSTDLLGAFMESNEEIMDWDGLQEVPWSL, from the exons atGGAAAAGGAGATTGGAAAGAGGAAGGCATCAAAATCAATCGGTAGGTCAAGAAAAGGGTGCATGAAAGGGAAAGGCGGGCCGGAGAATGCCAGCTGCAGCTTCAGAGGAGTGAGGCAGAGGACTTGGGGGAAGTGGGTGGCCGAAATCCGCGAGCCCAACCGCGGCGCCCGGCTGTGGCTCGGCACTTTCAACACCTCCCTCGAGGCCGCCTCCGCCTACGACGCTGCCGCTTTGAAGCTCTACGGTCCCTCCGCCAAGCTCAACTTGCCGTCTGACCGCCACCACCGCCCTCCAGCCGGTGACGCCGTGGAGCCGAACCTCCCGAGCGCAA ACAAGGGTGTTCAACTGAACACTCTCCCACAAGAGTGCAGGCCACAGTGCCAtgtagaggaagagtaccctACGAGTGGCGATATCGTAGCTAATTCTGCGTTCAGCGACGCAAAAAGCGGAGGAGGAGGGTATTTGTGGGAGAGTAGCTTGTGTCCGATTGACGATGCGCAGATGATTCCCGATTGGCCTGATGTAATGGTTGAGAGTGATTTCTACTGGAATAGTACTACTAGTACTGATCTTTTGGGAGCTTTCATGGAGAGCAATGAGGAGATCATGGACTGGGATGGGTTGCAAGAAGTTCCATGGAGCTTATGA